From the Musa acuminata AAA Group cultivar baxijiao chromosome BXJ3-7, Cavendish_Baxijiao_AAA, whole genome shotgun sequence genome, one window contains:
- the LOC135642775 gene encoding secretory carrier-associated membrane protein 4-like — protein MQRHGDPNPFDEDAVSPFSNGAGSDKKSKFPSLSSVTLGFGNKHDAVVDVPLETTNDSRKKAQELAAWEAELKRRETEIKRREDALSNAGVTTEDKNWPPVFPIIHHDIAKEIPIHAQRLQYLAFASWLGIVLCLSWNILAVTVCWIKGCGVKVFFLAIIYAFLGCPLSYLLWYRPLYRAMRTESAVRFGWFFLLYLIHIGFCIIAAIAPPIVFDGKSLTGILAAIDTFSDHMVVGIFYLIGFGLFCLETLLSLWVLQKIYMYFRGHK, from the exons atgcAGCGCCACGGTGATCCCAACCCCTTCGACGAAGACGCAGTCAGTCCCTTCTCG AATGGAGCAGGATCTGACAAAAAGTCGAAGTTCCCTTCGCTGTCGTCTGTTACTCTGGGTTTCGGAAATAAGCACGATGCGGTTGTTGATGTTCCACTGGAGACGACAAAC GATTCCAGAAAGAAGGCACAAGAACTTGCAGCATGGGAAGCAGAACTGAAAAGGAGAGAGACG GAAATTAAACGAAGGGAAGATGCTTTGTCGAATG CTGGTGTTACTACAGAAGATAAGAATTGGCCACCAGTGTTCCCAATCATTCACCATGATATTGCTAAGGAGATACCAATTCATGCTCAGAGGTTGCAGTATTTAGCATTTGCAAGCTGGCTAG GAATTGTTCTGTGTCTTTCTTGGAATATCCTTGCTGTGACTGTATGTTGGATTAAAGGCTGTG GGGTTAAAGTCTTTTTCCTTGCAATAATCTATGCTTTTCTTGGATGTCCTCTTTCGTATCTATTGTGGTACAGGCCTCTATATCGTGCAATGAG GACTGAGAGTGCAGTGAGATTTGGTTGGTTCTTCCTCTTGTACCTG ATCcatattggcttttgcatcattgCTGCTATTGCTCCTCCAATTGTTTTTGATGGGAAGTCATTGAC GGGTATACTGGCTGCAATTGACACATTTTCAGATCACATGGTTGTTGGG ATCTTTTACTTGATTGGTTTTGGCTTATTTTGTTTGGAAACACTTTTAAGCCTCTGGGTGCTTCAG AAAATTTACATGTACTTTAGAGGTCATAAATGA